GTCGTGTCCGTCGTCTGCTCCTCCGGCACCTACATCCGGGCCCTCGCCCGCGACCTGGGCGCCGACGTCGGCGTCGGCGGCCACCTCACCGCCCTGCGCCGCACCCGCGTCGGCCCCTACAAGCTGGACTCGGCGAAGACGCTCGACCAGCTCCAGCAGGAGCTGAGCGTGATGCCGATCGCCGAGGCGGCCACCGCCGCGTTCCCCCGCTGGAACGTGGACGCCAAGCGGGCCCAGCTGCTCACCAACGGCGTACGCCTGGAGATGCCCGACGCGTACGTCGGCGCGGGCGCCGTGGCCGTCTTCGACCCCGAGGGCCGGTTCCTGGCCCTGGTCGAGGAGCAGAAGGGCAAGGCGAAGAGCCTGGCCGTGTTCGGCTGAGGCTCGAGACGCGTCGCGTCGTGCCCGTGGAGCGGCGAACACGGGGTTGTGCTGCGCCGCCGCTCCACGGTCCCCCCCTCGGTTCCCCCACCCCTAGGGTGTATCCAGAGGCTCCCGTTCATTCACCCGTCCGGGCAGGCGCTCGGAGTGAACCGAGGGAGTGCAGGGGGGCGCGTTCGCTCCGTGAGCTGTCCCGCTGATCATCCCGCCCCTACCGTCGGACACAGGGCACGCGGGCGCGGCGGGAGGTACGACGATGGCGGGACGAGGCCCGCGGACACCGCGGCACGACTCTCTGCGACGCACGACCGGGAACCGCCCGGCGGATCCCCCGGGCCCCTTGGATCCCATGGCTCCCATGGCTCCCCCGGATACCTCGGATGTCCCGGCTCCCCGGGACGCGGCCTTCGCCTCGGACTTCGCCGCTGACGCCGATGCCTCGCTCGTCCGGATCCGCGACCTCGCCGGCCGGCCGCGCGGCACCGGGTTCGTCGCCGACCACCACGGCACGGTCGTCACCAGCCATGAGGCGGTCGACGGCCTGCCCCGGCTCGTCCTGTACGGCGTCGGCGACCGCAGCTGCGTGGTGACCGACGACGCGGTCACCCCCCTCCCGGAACTCGACCTGGCCCTTGTCCGCACCGAGGGCCTCGGCGGGGTCCCGCTCCCGATGACCGTGCGGGACGGCGTCGAGACCGGCCGGTACGTCCGGCTGGCCGCCGGCTGCTGGCGCGAGGCGCGGGTGCTGGCCGAGACGTCCGTGACGTACACGGCGACGGACCGCTTCCACCTCCTCGACGACGCTCTGGAGCTGGCGATCGGCACGGCGGGCCGGGACGCGCTGCGGCTCGGCGGTGGCGCGGCCGGGGGACCGGTCCTCGACGCCGAGACCGGCGCGGTCGTCGCCGTCCTCGGCACCGCCCTCCAGTCCGGCCACCGCGACGTCGGCTTCGCGGTGCCGCTGCGCCCCCGGATCCCGACGACCGACGGCATTCCGACGATCGACGGCAGCCTGCTGACCGACGACGTGCCGACGGCCGACGACAACCCTGTGGGCCTGCCGCCGAGCGACCACGTGAGCGACGGCGAGGCGATGACGGCGCCGCCCGCGGGAGTGGGTGAGGCGATTGCGGGTGCCGACGCCACTCGCGGTGGCGGTGGCGGTTCTGCGGGGACGGGGGCCGGGTCGTGGGTGGCCGCGGCCGGGGCCGGGGCGGGGAGTGCGTCCGATGGCCCGCTGGCCGAACTGCTCGCCCGTAACGCGGCCACCGTGCCCGCCTACGGCGCCGACCTCAACCTGGCCGGTCTCCTCGAACTCACCGCCACGTCGGTCGGTTCGGACGGCCCGCCCGGAGCGCTGTCCGGCCCCCTCGGCCGTACCGCGACCGACTCCTTCGCAGCCTCGGCCGATCCGATCGAACGCGCCGTCCCGGCAAGGGAGTTCGCCGCCTTCGTGACGAGCCCGGCGGCCGTCCTCGGCCTCGTCGGCGCACCGGGCAGCGGTCGTACGACGGAACTCGCCGCCCTCGCCGCGCGCCGCGACCGGGGCGCACGGCCGGCCCCCACCCTGTGGCTGCGCGGCGCCGATCTGAAGGCCGGGGACGACTCCCTCGCCGACGCGGCCCGCCGCGCGCTGAGCGGCGCGGCACGCATCGTGGCGGCCTCGGGTTCGGCCTCGGCAGCGGGTTCGGCAGCGGTTCCGGGGCGGGGGCCGGGGGCCGATTTGTTCGGGTCGTCCAGCCCCGGCGGCCTCGGTGATGTCACCCCCGAGCGGCTCGCCCACCTCGCCCGGGCCGTCGGACGCCCCCTGCTGCTGCTTCTCGACGGGCCCGAGGAGATGCCCCCGGTCCTCGCGCACCGGCTCGCCGAGTGGACCGAGGGCACGGCCGAATGGTTGCGGGAGACGGGCACGCGGCTGGTGGTGGCGTGTCGGGGGGAGTACTGGGAACGCGCCGGCGCGGAGTTCCCGCCGGAGCTGCTGTACGGGGCCACGGTGGCCGGGGACCCGCTCCCGCCGTGCGTCCGCCTCGGTGATCTCACCGCCGACGAGGCGCGCGAGGCCCGCGTCCGCTACTCCGTACCCGAGGGCGCGCTCGCCGCCCCCGACGACCGGCACCCGCTCACCCTCCGTCTCCTCTCCGAGGTGCGTGCGGCCCTCCCCGGCCCGCAGGGCCCGGCGCCCGTCGACCGCGACGACGTCCTGTCCGCGTACCTCGACCTGATGTGCCTGCGCGTCGCGGTGCGCCTCGCCGCCGAGAACGGGCTGCGCGGCACCGCCGTACGCCGTCTCGCGGCGAAGGTCTCCGGCCAGCTGCATGAAGCCGCCCGCCGCAGTCTCGGGCCCGGCCAGGGCGAACTGGACCGGGCGTCGTTCGAGGCGGTGTTCCCCTGGGGCCAGGCGCCGGCCCGCCTCGGCGGCGGTGCCGGCTGGGCGTCCGCCGTCCTCACCGAGGGCCTCCTGGTGCCCGCGGGCCGCGGCTACCGCTTCGCCCACGAGGAACTCGCCGACTGGATCCAGGGCATCCACCTCGACCTGGACGAGGCCCTGCGCGCCCTGTTCCACCGCCGTCGCGCGCCCGACGGGGGACATCCGCTGCCCGTCCCGCACCACCGGGTCGGTCCCGTCGTCCAGGCTCTGCTGCTCCTCGCCCGCCAGCAGGGCCCGCACCGACTCGCGCTACGGCTGCGGGAGTTGGTCCACGCCCTGGATGCCGACCCGGACTCGTGGTGGGCCGCCCGGCTGCTCACCGAGACCCTGCTGCGCGTCCCGGACGCGACGCCGTACACGGGCGTCCTGCGCCTGCTGGCGGACCTGATCGGCGCGGGGGCCCAGACGCACGGCCGGTTCGTGGACTTCGGCCCCGCGTTCTGGACCGGGCTCGCCCTCCCCGCCGACGCCCGACTCGACCTGCTGCGCCGTCTGGTCCTCGCCGACTGCGCCCCGCACGACGCGGACGCGCCCCGCTACCTCGACGCCGTCGCCCGGCTCCTCGCCGCCGACCCCGCCGCCGTACAGCCGTGCCTCACCCACTGGTTCGACGACGAGCGGCCGCTGCCCGCGACCCCGCACGCCACCGTGGCGACGGCGGCGCAGGCGCTGCTGCACACCCATCGGCACCGGGCGCTGGACGACCTCACGGAGGCTCTCGTCGACTGCGCGCACCCCCGCGCCGACGAGCTGCTCGCCGTACTGGCGGAGGAGGAGCCGTCCGCGCTGTGCCGGGCCGTCGACCGCTGGGCGCACGACGAGCGGCAGGCCCGGTGGGTCGCGGCGATGACGTACGGACTGCGCGTCGCCCCGCACATCCGGACGGAGGCCGACCACCGGCTGCTGCGCTACGCGGCCCTCGTCCTGCTGGCCCGCCCCGCCGACCGCGCCCCGCACGGTGGCGCGCTCGCCCTCCTCGTCCGGGACCCTGAGACCCGCTCCCGGTACCTCCCGCAGGCGCTGGAGCGGTTCACGGCGGGGGACCCGCAGCTGCCGCCGAGCGCACTGCTCGCCGCCCTGGGGACCCACCCCGAGCCGGTCCTGGACGCCTTCCGGTCCCGTCTGTGCGGCCCCGACCGCGCGGACACCGGCAGCGTCCTGCGCGCCCTCGCCGACGTCACCACGCCCGCCCTGGCCCAGCGGGCCGCCGCTCTCGTCCGGGAGGTGGTCGAGCGGCGACCGGAGGCCGCCGGGCATGTGGCCGCGTACGTCGACCGGCGCCTCGACCACGACCCTGCCGCCCGGGCCGTCCTCCTGCCGCTGGTCACGGGACTGCTGGAGGACGGCGGGCCCGAGCAGGTGCGGGCCGCGCTGGCGGGCGTACTGGCCGCCCCCGGTGCCCCGGAGTCCCGTCCCCTGCGTGACGAACTGCTGGAGCACCTCCTCACCCGCGAACGCGCTCCGGAGGTCCTGGACGCCGTACTGCACGGTGCCGCCGGGCGTGGCGGCGAGGACCTGCGGGCTCTCGTCCACCGCACCGGCCTCCTCCTGGTCCGCACCCCCGACGGCGCGACCCGCTTCGACCGCGGTCTGGTCGAGTTGGCCCGGCACGTCCCGGGCTTCGCCGCGCGGGTGGTGGACTGGCTCACGGACGCGCCGGGGGAGTGGGCTGCTGTGGTCGGCCCCAGCGCCCGCCGGACGATCGAGAACCTGGCGGGGGTGCGGGTGCCCGCGTGACGCGTCGGCCGTGTGACGCGTCGCCCACGTGGCCCGACTCACGTGGGTCGGGTCACAGCCCCCATGCCGATGCGGGCCGGAAGCACCCGGCATGGCACCCTTAGTCCTGCGTAAGAGGCAATGGTAGATACGGACACGGGTTCGAGGAGCGGTCACAGTGCAACGCTGGCGTGGCTTGGAGGACATCCCCGAGGACTGGGGACGCAGCGTCGTCACCATCGGCTCCTACGACGGGGTCCACCGCGGGCACCAGCTGATCATCCGGCACGCCGTGGACCGCGCCCGTGAACTGGGCGTTCCCGCCGTCGTCGTCACCTTCGACCCGCACCCCAGCGAGGTCGTCCGCCCCGGCAGCCACCCGCCGCTGCTCGCCCCGCACCACCGCCGCGCCGAGCTGATGGCCGAACTGGGTGTGGACGCGTTGCTGATCCTCCCCTTCACCACGGAGTTCTCGAAGCTGTCCCCGGCGGACTTCGTGGTCAAGGTCCTGGTCGACAAGCTGCACGCCAAGGCGGTCGTCGAGGGTCCCAACTTCCGCTTCGGTCACAAGGCGGCGGGCAACGTCGAGTTCCTCACCGAGCAGGGCAAGGTCTACGACTTCGACGTCGAGGTCGTCGACCTGGTGCTGTGCGGTGAGGCGGGCGGCGGGCAGCCGTTCTCCTCGACGCTTACCCGGCGGCTGGTCGCCGAGGGCGATGTCGCGGGCGCCGGGGAGATCCTCGGCCGCCCGCACCGGGTGGAGGGGATCGTGGTGCGCGGGGCGCAGCGGGGCCGGGAACTCGGCTTCCCGACCGCCAACGTCGAGACCCTGCCCCACACCGCGATCCCGGCGGACGGCGTCTACGCGGGCTGGCTGCACGCGAACGGCGAGGCGATGCCGGCCGCGATCTCCGTCGGCACCAACCCGCAGTTCGACGGCACCGAGCGCACGGTGGAGGCGTACGCCATCGACCGCGTCGGCCTCGACCTCTACGGCCTGCACGTCGCCGTCGACTTCCTCGCCTTCGTGCGCGGCCAGGCGAAGTTCGAGTCGCTGGAAGGGCTGTTGGAGCAGATGGCCGAGGACGTGAAGCGCTGCAAGGAGCTGGTGGCGGCGCGGTAGCCGCCCCGCCCCGGCTCGACCGACGAACGCCCGAAGGGCGGCCGGTGTCCCAGGACACCGGCCGCCCTTCGCGTTTTCACTGCTGCGGAGGCTGCCCGGGCTGAGGGGCCTGGGGGGCCTGGTGGGCCTGAGGGTGCTGCGGGTAGCCGTAGCCGTCCGGGGGATACCCCGGGTTCTGCTGCTGCGGCGGCTGCGGCTGGGCGTACGGATCCTGCCCCGGCTGGGGTTGCGGCTGCGGATACGGCTGCCCCGGCTGCTGCTGCGGATACGGCTGTCCCTGGGGCTGACCCTGCTGCGGGGGGTACGGCTGCCCGGGGCCGGGCTGGGGCGCCTGCGGGTACGGCTGGCCCGCCTGCGGCGGATACGGCTGCCCGGGCACCGGCTGGCCCGGCATCTGCTGGCCCGGCATCGGCGGGGCGGCCACCGGCGGCGGGTTGCCGTCGCTGGTCCACAGGCCCTGGCGCTGCTGGTGGCGGATGAAGTCCTCCGCGACCATCGCCGTGAGATTGAAGTACGCCTCCCGGACCTTCGGCCGCATCATGTCGAGGTCGACCTCGGCGCCCGCGGCCAGGTGCTCGTCGAACGGCACGACGACGACACCGCGGCAGCGGGTCTCGAAGTGCGACACGATGTCGTCGACCTTGATCATTTTGCCGGTCTCGCGCACCCCGGAGATGACGGTGATGGACCGGGAGACGAGCTCGGCGTACCCGTGCGCGGACAGCCAGTCCAGCGTCGTGCTGGCGCTGCTCGCCCCGTCCACGGACGGCGTGGAGATGATGATGAGCTGGTCGGCGAGGTCGAGCACCCCGCGCATGGCGCTGTAGAGCAGACCGGTACCGGAGTCGGTGAGGATGATCGGGTACTGGTTGCCGAGCACGTCGATCGCGCGCCGGTAGTCCTCGTCGTTGAAGGTCGTGGACACGGCCGGGTCGACGTCGTTGGCGATGATCTCCAGGCCGGACGGCGCCTGGGAGGTGAACCGCCGGATGTCCATGTACGAGTTGAGGTACGGGATCGCCTGGACGAGGTCACGGATCGTCGCCCCGGTCTCGCGCCGCACCCGGCGGCCGAGCGTGCCGGCGTCCGGGTTGGCGTCGATCGCGAGGATCTTGTCCTGGCGCTCGGTGGCGAGGGTGGAGCCGAGCGCGGTGGTGGTCGTGGTCTTGCCCACGCCACCCTTGAGGCTGATGACGGCGATCCGGTAGCAGGACAGCACCGGCGTGCGGATCAGCTCCAGCTTGCGCTGCCGCTCGGCCTCCTCCTTCTTGCCACCGAGCTTGAAGCGGGAGGAAGCGGCGGCGGGCCGCCCGCTCTTCGCCTTCTGCCGCTTGTTGTTGAGCAGCCGGTCGGAGGACAGCTCCACGGCGGCCGTGTAACCCAGCGGCGCCGCACCGGGGTTGACCGGCTGCCGCTGGTCGTGCTGGATCGGCTGCGGCCAGGCGGCCCCGGCCCGGGGGTCGACGGGCGGCTGGGGCTGCTGGGGCGGCTGCGGGCCCTGCGACGCGTCGGGGACGGCCGCGTGCGGTGCCTGGGGCTGGGGCTGGGGCTGGGGAGGCTGCCCGGGGAAGCCCTGAGGCGCACCCTGTGGGGCTCCTTGCGGGAACCCTTGGTAGGCGGCCGCCGGGGGCTGCCCGTCCGCCTGCTGCGGGATGCCCGGCTGCGGGAAGCCGGGGTGCGCTTGCGGGGCCTGCGGCTGCTGGGGCTGCGGTGCCGGTGGCTGCGGGAAGCCGTAGCCGCCGGGGGCGGGCGGTGCGTCGGCGGGGTGAGGGAAGCCGTAGCCGGCGGGGGCATGGGCGTCGGTGGGCGGTTGGGGTGCCGGGGCGGCTGGTTGCGGCGCGGGGGCTGCGGGTCCGGTGTTCT
The sequence above is a segment of the Streptomyces asoensis genome. Coding sequences within it:
- a CDS encoding trypsin-like peptidase domain-containing protein produces the protein MAPMAPPDTSDVPAPRDAAFASDFAADADASLVRIRDLAGRPRGTGFVADHHGTVVTSHEAVDGLPRLVLYGVGDRSCVVTDDAVTPLPELDLALVRTEGLGGVPLPMTVRDGVETGRYVRLAAGCWREARVLAETSVTYTATDRFHLLDDALELAIGTAGRDALRLGGGAAGGPVLDAETGAVVAVLGTALQSGHRDVGFAVPLRPRIPTTDGIPTIDGSLLTDDVPTADDNPVGLPPSDHVSDGEAMTAPPAGVGEAIAGADATRGGGGGSAGTGAGSWVAAAGAGAGSASDGPLAELLARNAATVPAYGADLNLAGLLELTATSVGSDGPPGALSGPLGRTATDSFAASADPIERAVPAREFAAFVTSPAAVLGLVGAPGSGRTTELAALAARRDRGARPAPTLWLRGADLKAGDDSLADAARRALSGAARIVAASGSASAAGSAAVPGRGPGADLFGSSSPGGLGDVTPERLAHLARAVGRPLLLLLDGPEEMPPVLAHRLAEWTEGTAEWLRETGTRLVVACRGEYWERAGAEFPPELLYGATVAGDPLPPCVRLGDLTADEAREARVRYSVPEGALAAPDDRHPLTLRLLSEVRAALPGPQGPAPVDRDDVLSAYLDLMCLRVAVRLAAENGLRGTAVRRLAAKVSGQLHEAARRSLGPGQGELDRASFEAVFPWGQAPARLGGGAGWASAVLTEGLLVPAGRGYRFAHEELADWIQGIHLDLDEALRALFHRRRAPDGGHPLPVPHHRVGPVVQALLLLARQQGPHRLALRLRELVHALDADPDSWWAARLLTETLLRVPDATPYTGVLRLLADLIGAGAQTHGRFVDFGPAFWTGLALPADARLDLLRRLVLADCAPHDADAPRYLDAVARLLAADPAAVQPCLTHWFDDERPLPATPHATVATAAQALLHTHRHRALDDLTEALVDCAHPRADELLAVLAEEEPSALCRAVDRWAHDERQARWVAAMTYGLRVAPHIRTEADHRLLRYAALVLLARPADRAPHGGALALLVRDPETRSRYLPQALERFTAGDPQLPPSALLAALGTHPEPVLDAFRSRLCGPDRADTGSVLRALADVTTPALAQRAAALVREVVERRPEAAGHVAAYVDRRLDHDPAARAVLLPLVTGLLEDGGPEQVRAALAGVLAAPGAPESRPLRDELLEHLLTRERAPEVLDAVLHGAAGRGGEDLRALVHRTGLLLVRTPDGATRFDRGLVELARHVPGFAARVVDWLTDAPGEWAAVVGPSARRTIENLAGVRVPA
- a CDS encoding bifunctional riboflavin kinase/FAD synthetase is translated as MQRWRGLEDIPEDWGRSVVTIGSYDGVHRGHQLIIRHAVDRARELGVPAVVVTFDPHPSEVVRPGSHPPLLAPHHRRAELMAELGVDALLILPFTTEFSKLSPADFVVKVLVDKLHAKAVVEGPNFRFGHKAAGNVEFLTEQGKVYDFDVEVVDLVLCGEAGGGQPFSSTLTRRLVAEGDVAGAGEILGRPHRVEGIVVRGAQRGRELGFPTANVETLPHTAIPADGVYAGWLHANGEAMPAAISVGTNPQFDGTERTVEAYAIDRVGLDLYGLHVAVDFLAFVRGQAKFESLEGLLEQMAEDVKRCKELVAAR
- a CDS encoding MinD/ParA family ATP-binding protein, which translates into the protein MRFSAAALKREIAENAAVVQGEPETPVEPEAEAADPSSTTGSVPSEDADASDASADAGVSDGDEATAVAAETGAETEAAAEAEAEVPSDGTADESGTAPDGEGVSEAPAGDEAAIQDAEAVTGPAPDSAAVIEDAAPQNGSAVEEPSDAVPTGPAEPQGSVPPDAVPPAQPAWTPPPAPQSELPPLPPSYQPAAPAPAAQWPAQPQPADAVTPAPAPAAPVQQPPVHPPVQPQAVPPAPVGWNPPTPEPAPAAPQPGYGFPQPPAPAPAAQQPPAPQPGYGFPHPGGAPAPAPQPQPAAPAPQPPAGYGFPPPTDAPPAPGAYGFPQQNTGPTAPAPAPQPAPPAPQPPTDAHAPAGYGFPPPTDAPPAPGAYGFPQQNTGPAAPAPQPAAPAPQPPTDAHAPAGYGFPHPADAPPAPGGYGFPQPPAPQPQQPQAPQAHPGFPQPGIPQQADGQPPAAAYQGFPQGAPQGAPQGFPGQPPQPQPQPQAPHAAVPDASQGPQPPQQPQPPVDPRAGAAWPQPIQHDQRQPVNPGAAPLGYTAAVELSSDRLLNNKRQKAKSGRPAAASSRFKLGGKKEEAERQRKLELIRTPVLSCYRIAVISLKGGVGKTTTTTALGSTLATERQDKILAIDANPDAGTLGRRVRRETGATIRDLVQAIPYLNSYMDIRRFTSQAPSGLEIIANDVDPAVSTTFNDEDYRRAIDVLGNQYPIILTDSGTGLLYSAMRGVLDLADQLIIISTPSVDGASSASTTLDWLSAHGYAELVSRSITVISGVRETGKMIKVDDIVSHFETRCRGVVVVPFDEHLAAGAEVDLDMMRPKVREAYFNLTAMVAEDFIRHQQRQGLWTSDGNPPPVAAPPMPGQQMPGQPVPGQPYPPQAGQPYPQAPQPGPGQPYPPQQGQPQGQPYPQQQPGQPYPQPQPQPGQDPYAQPQPPQQQNPGYPPDGYGYPQHPQAHQAPQAPQPGQPPQQ